CTGGTGATGGCGTTCGTCCAGGTGGCCCTCATGTTCGCCGCGCTCGACGCACACCTGATCGCTCTGCTGCAGGTCGTCGTCTACGCCGGCGCCATCGTCGTGCTGTTTCTG
The DNA window shown above is from Candidatus Eisenbacteria bacterium and carries:
- a CDS encoding NADH-quinone oxidoreductase subunit J; amino-acid sequence: MILFWLLAVLSVASALTVVLHRNPVYCALALVMAFVQVALMFAALDAHLIALLQVVVYAGAIVVLFL